The region GGGCGTATCCAACCCTAAAACCAGAAAAGCCGACCCTCAATGAGAGTCGGCCTTTAATTCTGGTAATGGGGGTAGGATTTCCCTTCGCCACTACGTGGCTCAATTGCTCTTGCCGCTGATCGCGATACTACGTATCGCTGCGGCTGCGAGTGAACCTGCCTTTCTACAGCTTGAATCTTGGCCACGCGCAAGCCAAAAAAAACACCGGCCCCCTTTCAGGGGACCGGCGTATTTTTTGGTAGCGGGGGCGTGATTTGTGCTGTTCCTACAGTGGCCACACATATCCGCGTAAAGTAGCTCGCTAAGATTGGCAACGCCTCAGCGGGCACGCGACTATTTTCACTGGTCCTTTGGGGGAGTAAACGCCACTTTGCGAGGATGAGGCACAACCAGTTGCATCGGCCCGTACTTTGCGCTTGACCGAGACGTCAGCCATATGATATCCAGAGTAAGCCAATTAACCACATTGAACGCATGATGGGGAGTACAAATGAACAAGATAATGATAATTGTCCTGGTTCTGTTGCCGGCATTCGGTCTTGCCAACGAAGTAATAGAGGGATCGTCGCAATCTGTGTCCGAGTCTTCAGCCCAGTCCGCGAGGGTCCAGATTGCCCAAGCGGTAAAACGTGATGCCGAAGGGTATCTTGCGGGCTCGGAAATGACTCGTTCGTTGAGACTGAAACTCGAGCAAGTACAATTGGAGCATCCGGAGTTGGGCTCGGACCAGCTAGTGGAATTCGCACTGAACGAAGCCGATGACGTCATCGCAGAAAACAGGGAAGACGAAACTCCGCAATAGCGCAATCCGATGAACTGGTTTTCAGCCTTACCAATCTTTACAATTGGTTTGCTCTTTAATTGCTGCGATGCGCGGGCGCTCAGTCTGGAATTCGATTATGAATTCGAAAAGAAAACGACAGAGGAAGCTATTCTAGGATGGGGTGATGATGTTCTCGCCACGCTTCCACCCAGTCTGCATGAACGTGTTCCTGGCAAGATTCGAGTCCGATTTCGGTCCTGGGGACAAGCGAATCAACTAACACAACCTTACTGCGCCAGCGAGGCGTCGGAGGAAAACACAGCGGACGGCCCGCTTTTCGAATCCTACGGCCGCTATAACGCGCTTCGAAACATCATTTATATCAATTCTCGACTGCTACCAGAGATCCTGTTGGGACCGTCCGGGACCCGCAGCTTTGACTGTTATCACGGCAATTTTTATCGCTTGGCGATGGCAACGCTACTCCACGAGATTGGGCACGCCTATGATGCATTGGATCTGGACGCTTCGGTCGGCAAGAGCGACACGCAGTCTCGCCTGAGTAGCACCACAATTTCCAGCGATCCGTCTTGGACTGTATTGGACGGATTCCACACCCGTTTTCTGGGTTTTCGATACCCTATGAAAAAGAACAGGGATCTGGATCGGCTGCCTTCTGCCCATGCAGCGTCAAACAAACGGGAGTCCTTCGCAGTCCACTTCGAATACTTCCTGCTCGATGCCGATTATTCGTGCCGTTTTCCAAGCCATCAGGAGTACTTCGAAAATCATTTCGGCTGGACACCTGACGGCGGCGATTGCACTGCGACCTACGAAGTGGTTTCGCAACAGAGTCCCGGTCTCGTTACCCTCAATCCTGAACGCGTTTACCAGGTACGATACCTGATGGCCGCGCCCGGCCAGAAAGCCGAAACTAGATTCGGCCACACGATGTTGCACTTTGTTCTGTGCGCGCCGGGCACGGCGCTTGGCCCAGAGTGCCTCGAGCAGGAGGAGGAAGACATCGTCCTGGGTTTCGCGGCTCGCACCGATGATTCCCCCTGGCGCTGGTTAAAGGGCATGCTCGGCAGTTATGATTCCATGGTGTTCTTCACGTCCTTGCAATACCAATTACAGATCTACAACCAGTTCGAGACGAGAGACGTCGTCTCCCATCCGATCGACTTAAATCGGGAACAAATTCGACGACTTAGTCTGCGAGCAATCGAACTCTATTGGACTTATCGGGGTCCCTACCGCATTTTCTCGATTAACTGCGCGACCGAAACCGAGGATTTACTTAAAGCAGGTATCTTGAGCGAGGACTATATCTACGGAACGCGTCGGACGCCGAGAGGCGTTTTGAAGCGCCTGCGTGAAAGCGGGCTTTTACTGGAGACTGAGGCGTCATTGTTCTACAAGAGTGACTTCGATCTCACCAGTCGAGCATTGACAGACCTCTATGATGCCCCACAGGTGCGGCGCAGAAAATCGCTCCATCGGCGCATTGGAAAATTGTCGATTGACGAGCGGCGCGGTGCTCTTGATCGACTCGAGAGCGAACTGGCATCGGTCGTCCGCTTCGCTGAAGACTTACCGCATGCTGAGTCACTCGAACAAACGATGCGAGATATCATAACTCTTGGTCAACGACTGGAGTCGTTTCGTTTGCTTGAGGAAAATATCGCTCGCCAGCAAAACAAGAAACTCGCCTACGCCAGCATCAAGGAGTTGAAGCGTTTGGCCCGGCGTAGCGAAACGATGACGGAGCTGCTTGAGCGATTTCGCTACCTGATGCTGGCGATGCAAGCCGGTGACCGCGATAGCCGGCCTGGTTATGGAATTCCGTTACGTCGTGAGCACGGTCCTGACCGGGTTGAGCTCAGTCGGGAACTTGACGCACTTAGCAGTCAGATTCTTTCGCTCGATTTTCAAAGCGCTCGATTTTCGCGTTGGCAGGAAGAAACGTCCTGGAGCAACTCCTTAGCCGAAAATAGATACCGCGTGCTGCGGTCCTACGCTGACGTTGCCCGCGAAGTTCGGATTGAAATCATGAATCGCACAGTAGCCCAGTTTCCGGACAAGC is a window of Gammaproteobacteria bacterium DNA encoding:
- a CDS encoding DUF4105 domain-containing protein, producing MNWFSALPIFTIGLLFNCCDARALSLEFDYEFEKKTTEEAILGWGDDVLATLPPSLHERVPGKIRVRFRSWGQANQLTQPYCASEASEENTADGPLFESYGRYNALRNIIYINSRLLPEILLGPSGTRSFDCYHGNFYRLAMATLLHEIGHAYDALDLDASVGKSDTQSRLSSTTISSDPSWTVLDGFHTRFLGFRYPMKKNRDLDRLPSAHAASNKRESFAVHFEYFLLDADYSCRFPSHQEYFENHFGWTPDGGDCTATYEVVSQQSPGLVTLNPERVYQVRYLMAAPGQKAETRFGHTMLHFVLCAPGTALGPECLEQEEEDIVLGFAARTDDSPWRWLKGMLGSYDSMVFFTSLQYQLQIYNQFETRDVVSHPIDLNREQIRRLSLRAIELYWTYRGPYRIFSINCATETEDLLKAGILSEDYIYGTRRTPRGVLKRLRESGLLLETEASLFYKSDFDLTSRALTDLYDAPQVRRRKSLHRRIGKLSIDERRGALDRLESELASVVRFAEDLPHAESLEQTMRDIITLGQRLESFRLLEENIARQQNKKLAYASIKELKRLARRSETMTELLERFRYLMLAMQAGDRDSRPGYGIPLRREHGPDRVELSRELDALSSQILSLDFQSARFSRWQEETSWSNSLAENRYRVLRSYADVAREVRIEIMNRTVAQFPDKPNSAVRLMLERQFGSGSFELTRISDARINMLREKTKSTPTITAVLDAPL